A genomic region of Dactylococcopsis salina PCC 8305 contains the following coding sequences:
- a CDS encoding AAA family ATPase → MTNHPIPSQPQSPQTGNRVETTVAATTWQKISKLFGWQFWTAVVMVSFSATGYVATSTLLSLNTPEGCESVYWPLASGSRRLYCAQVEAKEGDTDSYLAAINLVSDLPKDHPLRQEINKNIKVWSEQVLVLGERQFQAGNLEAAMAIAKKIPSGVAAKAVVDEKVKRWREIWQQGEAIEQDVEAQLNQAAWNQAFKEAGRLVDLENDYLANRRYTELMAKIQEAKVEGAVLDEARDAFDRGGVEDLLTAIEKAESIEESSYSYRAAQNLITKVGETLMRKAQENLDQRKWNTVLDIAQAIPESLNLQAEVRDLRAISLAGLQAQQGTVSGLQEAISQAQQLEEERPLYSKAQALIDRWDQEIEDVKVITAAKQYANGGRISDLRAGMVKAEEVPRGNPRYQEARQLISQWNRRIQIIEDRPIINRAVNLARGSSIRSYQAAIAIASEISSNRALYREAQRKIASWQNQIERIEDRPILSEASNLASQGRLESAIETAQQISSNRALYREAQNNIRRWRSELNARNSIQEASNLAEAGTLEALSQAIQTITPAQNSSNYSYRAERLVNRWSKQIYAIALRQADQNDLQTAINIAQRIPSQSSVYREVRAKIRNWQQELTVNLEEE, encoded by the coding sequence ATGACTAATCATCCTATTCCTTCTCAACCTCAATCACCGCAAACAGGTAACAGAGTAGAAACGACGGTGGCTGCGACGACTTGGCAGAAAATTTCTAAACTATTCGGTTGGCAGTTTTGGACGGCGGTAGTGATGGTGAGTTTCAGCGCCACTGGTTATGTCGCAACTTCTACGTTATTAAGCCTCAATACTCCTGAAGGGTGTGAATCAGTCTATTGGCCCCTCGCTTCGGGTTCAAGACGATTATACTGCGCTCAGGTGGAAGCAAAGGAAGGGGATACGGATAGTTATCTCGCTGCCATTAATTTAGTCTCAGACTTACCCAAAGATCATCCCTTGCGTCAGGAAATTAATAAAAATATTAAGGTATGGTCGGAGCAAGTCTTAGTTTTAGGAGAAAGACAGTTTCAAGCGGGAAATTTAGAAGCTGCCATGGCAATTGCGAAAAAGATTCCTTCGGGAGTGGCAGCAAAAGCAGTGGTTGATGAGAAAGTCAAGCGTTGGCGTGAGATTTGGCAACAAGGAGAAGCGATCGAGCAAGATGTGGAGGCGCAATTAAATCAAGCCGCCTGGAATCAAGCGTTTAAGGAAGCAGGAAGATTAGTTGATCTGGAAAATGACTATCTGGCCAACCGCCGTTATACCGAGTTAATGGCGAAAATACAAGAAGCAAAAGTAGAAGGGGCGGTTTTAGATGAAGCGCGTGATGCGTTCGATCGAGGCGGTGTGGAAGATTTGTTAACCGCGATCGAAAAAGCAGAATCCATTGAAGAAAGTAGTTACTCCTACCGAGCCGCACAAAATCTAATTACAAAGGTAGGAGAAACCCTAATGAGGAAAGCTCAAGAAAACTTAGACCAAAGAAAATGGAATACAGTTTTAGATATAGCGCAAGCAATTCCAGAGAGCTTAAACTTACAAGCAGAAGTGCGCGATCTTAGAGCGATTTCTCTAGCAGGGTTACAAGCGCAACAAGGAACAGTCTCAGGGTTACAAGAAGCGATTTCCCAAGCGCAACAATTAGAAGAAGAACGTCCTCTTTATTCTAAAGCACAGGCTCTCATCGATCGGTGGGATCAGGAAATTGAGGATGTAAAAGTAATTACAGCAGCCAAACAATACGCAAACGGCGGGAGAATTTCTGACTTGAGAGCGGGAATGGTAAAAGCAGAAGAAGTGCCAAGGGGAAATCCTCGTTATCAGGAAGCAAGACAGTTAATTAGCCAGTGGAATCGCAGAATCCAAATCATTGAGGATCGCCCGATTATCAACCGCGCTGTGAATCTAGCAAGAGGGAGCAGCATTCGCTCCTATCAAGCGGCGATCGCGATCGCCAGTGAAATCTCCTCTAACCGCGCTCTTTATCGAGAAGCACAAAGAAAAATTGCCAGTTGGCAAAATCAAATCGAACGCATTGAAGATAGACCAATTTTATCAGAAGCGAGTAACTTAGCGAGTCAAGGTCGCTTAGAAAGCGCGATCGAAACCGCACAACAAATTAGTTCTAACCGCGCTCTTTATCGAGAAGCACAAAACAATATTCGTCGTTGGCGTAGTGAACTCAATGCTAGAAATAGCATTCAAGAAGCCTCAAACCTCGCCGAAGCTGGAACTTTAGAAGCTCTTAGCCAAGCCATTCAAACCATCACCCCAGCCCAAAATTCCAGTAACTACAGTTACCGCGCCGAACGTTTAGTCAACCGTTGGAGTAAGCAAATTTACGCGATCGCCCTCCGACAAGCCGATCAAAACGACTTACAAACCGCCATCAACATCGCTCAACGGATTCCCTCTCAAAGCAGCGTTTATAGAGAAGTGAGAGCAAAAATCAGAAATTGGCAACAAGAGTTAACCGTCAACCTCGAAGAAGAATAA
- a CDS encoding glycosyltransferase family 2 protein codes for MLFSIVIPTYNRKPILEKCIQALENQVITDSNLISDYEIIIVDDGSTDETISWLKQKAFPHLRWFQQDHQGPATARNLGVEKANGEIIVFIDSDLVVTETFLQAHAHALNSSIDRAFTYGRVINTSNFENPTAEPYKLTDFSAAYFATGNVAIHRQWLEKAGLFDPQFQLYGWEDLELGVRLKKLGLKLIKCPDAVGYHWHPPFSLEQLPRLIQQEIDRGKMGVVFYEKHPTWEVKMMIQMTIFHRLLWGILSGGGRLNEKTMSPLLQWLINQGKPQLALEIARIFLNWYNVQAVSGKIPLSKP; via the coding sequence ATGCTGTTTAGTATTGTTATTCCCACCTATAATCGGAAACCCATTTTAGAAAAGTGTATCCAAGCACTAGAAAACCAAGTGATTACTGACTCTAATCTGATTAGTGATTACGAAATTATTATTGTCGATGATGGTTCAACCGATGAGACCATTTCTTGGTTAAAACAAAAGGCTTTTCCCCATCTGCGCTGGTTTCAACAAGATCATCAAGGACCCGCAACCGCGAGAAATTTAGGGGTAGAAAAGGCAAACGGGGAGATAATTGTGTTTATTGATAGTGATTTAGTTGTCACTGAAACTTTTTTACAAGCTCATGCTCATGCTTTAAACTCTAGCATCGATCGCGCCTTTACTTATGGACGAGTCATTAATACCTCTAACTTTGAAAATCCCACCGCCGAACCTTATAAACTAACCGACTTTTCCGCCGCCTATTTTGCCACAGGTAACGTTGCGATTCACCGCCAATGGTTAGAAAAAGCGGGTTTATTTGATCCGCAATTTCAACTGTATGGTTGGGAAGATTTAGAGTTAGGGGTTCGGTTGAAAAAGTTAGGCTTAAAACTGATTAAATGTCCCGATGCGGTGGGTTATCATTGGCATCCGCCCTTTAGTTTAGAACAATTGCCGCGTTTAATTCAACAGGAGATCGATCGAGGAAAAATGGGCGTTGTCTTCTACGAAAAACATCCCACTTGGGAAGTAAAAATGATGATTCAAATGACAATTTTCCATCGTCTTTTGTGGGGAATCTTATCGGGAGGAGGACGTTTAAACGAAAAAACCATGAGTCCTCTTTTACAATGGTTAATCAATCAGGGAAAACCACAACTAGCGCTAGAAATTGCTCGCATTTTCTTAAACTGGTACAACGTTCAAGCCGTCTCTGGCAAAATCCCCCTTTCTAAGCCGTAG
- a CDS encoding DUF2103 domain-containing protein, with protein sequence MGDSSQGRLVWNHSTHIEGLIPVLERLITHQGIYTVTPGVISRARSNCQKLKLRVSVPIRGGYKAIARQGKSVQEVFIITDLSQENLKSAIEACFR encoded by the coding sequence ATGGGAGATTCTTCGCAGGGACGATTAGTTTGGAATCATTCCACCCATATTGAGGGGTTGATTCCGGTTTTAGAGCGGCTGATTACTCACCAGGGGATTTATACCGTTACTCCTGGGGTGATTAGTCGCGCTCGTAGTAATTGTCAAAAGTTAAAGTTAAGGGTATCCGTTCCCATTCGCGGGGGCTATAAAGCGATCGCTCGTCAGGGAAAAAGTGTGCAAGAAGTTTTTATTATTACTGATCTCAGTCAAGAAAATTTAAAGAGCGCGATCGAGGCTTGCTTTCGATAA
- the clpS gene encoding ATP-dependent Clp protease adapter ClpS produces the protein MIQATASPIQAPEKTKETVRTGYPNYKVIVLNDEVNTFQHVANCLMKYIPGMTSDRAWSLTEQVHNEGQAIVWVGPQEAAELYHQQLRREGLTMAPLEKA, from the coding sequence ATGATACAAGCGACAGCTTCCCCGATACAAGCTCCCGAAAAAACAAAAGAGACAGTTCGCACGGGCTACCCGAATTATAAGGTGATTGTTCTCAATGATGAGGTGAATACCTTTCAGCACGTGGCGAATTGTTTGATGAAGTACATTCCAGGGATGACGAGCGATCGCGCTTGGAGTCTCACCGAACAAGTCCACAATGAAGGACAAGCCATTGTTTGGGTTGGCCCCCAAGAAGCGGCGGAACTCTATCATCAACAGTTACGACGAGAAGGCTTGACAATGGCTCCTTTGGAGAAAGCGTAA
- the ggpS gene encoding glucosylglycerol-phosphate synthase: MKSSLVILYHRQPYDEVMDEDGVIHYKAKQSPNGIVPTLKSFFSNVNQGTWVAWKEVKSKDNAEFKSHIPAEEIEDGANYNVRRIALTPDQVKDFYHITSKEAFWPILHSFPYHFTYETSNWENFREVNRLFAEAACEEAADDALIWVHDYNLWLVPEYIRKIKPNAKIAFFHHTPFPSVDVFNILPWREEIVDSLLCCDIVGFHIPRYSQNFVNVARSLRSVEVVKNTVVPEHITPVGTALAEPEMTTQLRWRDRIVNIDAFPVGTNPQQILETLRNPETKERYEAILERLQGRKLIMSAGRVDYVKGVREMLEAYGRLLERRPELQGKVNMMVTCVSPASGMRVYEEAQNLIEQLVGEINGRFATFDWIPIMLFTQPIPFDDLICYYRAADVCWTTPLRDGLNLVAKEYVVAREGKGGTLILSEFVGAAVELPQAILTNPYSMDRMDDAIDQALDMPQAEQEQRMEKMYKTVTDYDVAYWGDRLFEKFQEIQKLGKA, encoded by the coding sequence ATGAAATCTTCTTTAGTAATTCTTTATCATCGCCAACCTTATGATGAGGTGATGGACGAGGATGGCGTTATTCATTACAAGGCGAAACAAAGCCCAAATGGAATTGTTCCCACCTTAAAAAGTTTTTTTTCTAATGTTAATCAAGGAACTTGGGTAGCTTGGAAAGAGGTCAAGTCTAAAGATAATGCTGAGTTTAAATCTCATATTCCTGCAGAAGAAATCGAAGATGGCGCCAACTACAATGTCCGTCGCATTGCTTTAACCCCAGACCAAGTTAAAGACTTCTATCACATTACTTCTAAAGAGGCATTTTGGCCCATCCTGCACTCTTTCCCTTATCATTTTACTTACGAAACTTCTAACTGGGAAAACTTCCGAGAGGTTAATCGTTTGTTCGCAGAAGCGGCTTGCGAAGAGGCTGCGGATGATGCTTTAATTTGGGTTCACGATTACAATCTTTGGCTCGTTCCTGAATATATCCGCAAGATTAAACCGAATGCAAAAATTGCTTTTTTCCATCATACGCCGTTTCCTTCGGTGGATGTTTTTAATATCTTGCCTTGGCGAGAAGAAATTGTTGATAGTCTTCTCTGTTGTGATATTGTCGGTTTCCACATCCCCCGTTACTCACAAAATTTTGTAAATGTCGCTCGCAGTTTACGTTCAGTGGAAGTGGTAAAAAATACCGTTGTTCCTGAACATATTACTCCTGTGGGAACGGCTTTGGCGGAACCAGAAATGACGACACAGTTACGCTGGCGCGATCGAATCGTTAATATAGATGCGTTTCCAGTGGGAACAAATCCCCAACAAATTTTAGAGACTTTACGAAATCCAGAAACCAAGGAACGTTATGAGGCGATTTTAGAACGTCTTCAAGGACGCAAGTTAATCATGTCTGCCGGACGAGTGGATTATGTGAAGGGAGTACGGGAGATGTTAGAAGCCTATGGTCGCTTGTTAGAACGTCGTCCAGAGTTACAAGGGAAGGTTAATATGATGGTGACTTGTGTTTCTCCCGCCAGTGGAATGCGGGTTTATGAAGAAGCCCAAAATCTCATTGAACAGTTGGTTGGGGAAATTAATGGGCGTTTTGCGACGTTTGATTGGATTCCAATTATGTTATTTACTCAGCCGATTCCTTTTGATGATTTGATTTGTTACTATCGCGCTGCGGATGTGTGTTGGACGACTCCTTTACGAGATGGCTTAAATCTGGTGGCAAAAGAATATGTGGTCGCGCGGGAAGGAAAAGGCGGAACGTTGATTCTATCGGAGTTTGTTGGGGCTGCGGTGGAGTTACCACAAGCGATTTTAACCAATCCTTATTCGATGGATCGGATGGATGACGCGATCGATCAGGCTTTAGATATGCCACAAGCGGAACAAGAACAACGGATGGAGAAGATGTATAAGACGGTTACTGATTATGATGTGGCTTATTGGGGCGATCGGTTATTCGAGAAGTTCCAAGAAATCCAAAAATTAGGTAAAGCCTAA
- the petA gene encoding cytochrome f, whose translation MNNSFWQAFTQKTKSLLTSLLCIVFATLTVFFASDALFPQSAAAYPFWAQETAPDSPREATGRIVCANCHLAEKEAEVELPLSVAPDSVFKAVVHIPYETDTQQVLGDGSKGDLNVGAVLMLPEGFKIAPPERMTEEMKEEVGDVFFQPYREGLENVVLVGPLPGNEYQEITFPVLSPDPNQNRDLYFGKYPVYLGANRGRGQVYPAGNKSNNTVYNAKKAGTVTQVVDNGFGYDVTIATSEGESIVESIPPGPELIVSEGDEVGKGDALTTNPNVGGFGQEDSEIVLQSPARIKGLMAFLGAIMLAQVLLVLKKKQVEKVQAVEMNF comes from the coding sequence ATGAACAACTCTTTTTGGCAAGCGTTTACGCAGAAAACCAAGAGTCTTCTCACGTCGCTACTTTGTATCGTTTTTGCCACCCTAACTGTCTTTTTCGCCAGTGATGCTTTGTTTCCCCAAAGTGCCGCTGCTTACCCTTTCTGGGCGCAAGAAACGGCTCCTGACAGCCCTCGTGAGGCAACAGGTCGCATTGTTTGCGCTAACTGTCATTTAGCGGAAAAAGAAGCGGAGGTGGAACTTCCTCTTTCCGTTGCTCCTGATAGTGTGTTTAAGGCGGTGGTTCACATTCCTTACGAAACTGACACGCAACAGGTATTAGGAGATGGCTCGAAAGGCGATCTCAATGTGGGTGCGGTTTTAATGCTTCCCGAAGGCTTTAAAATTGCTCCTCCCGAACGGATGACTGAGGAAATGAAAGAAGAAGTGGGAGATGTCTTCTTCCAACCCTATCGGGAAGGGTTAGAAAATGTGGTTTTAGTCGGTCCTTTACCTGGAAACGAATATCAAGAAATCACTTTCCCTGTTTTATCCCCAGACCCCAATCAAAATCGTGATCTTTATTTCGGAAAATATCCCGTTTATTTAGGTGCTAACCGAGGACGGGGACAGGTTTATCCTGCTGGTAATAAGAGCAACAACACGGTTTATAATGCTAAAAAAGCGGGAACAGTTACTCAAGTTGTTGATAACGGCTTTGGTTATGATGTCACCATTGCCACCAGTGAGGGAGAGAGTATTGTTGAGAGTATTCCCCCCGGTCCTGAGTTGATTGTGTCTGAAGGTGATGAAGTCGGAAAGGGTGATGCGTTAACGACTAATCCTAATGTTGGCGGTTTTGGACAAGAAGACAGCGAGATTGTCTTACAAAGTCCAGCCCGAATTAAAGGCTTAATGGCATTTTTAGGGGCGATTATGCTCGCACAAGTGCTTTTAGTGCTGAAGAAGAAACAGGTGGAGAAAGTTCAAGCTGTGGAAATGAATTTCTAA
- the petC gene encoding cytochrome b6-f complex iron-sulfur subunit: protein MTISQQQQEAPGMGRRQFMNLLTFGSITGVALGALYPVVRYFIPPSSSGAGAGVTAKDELGNDILASEFLGKHPAGDRALAQGLKGDPTYVIVTEDEEIASYGLNAVCTHLGCVVPWNASEGKFICPCHGSQYNAEGKVVRGPAPLSLALVNSDVNEDGNIVFTPWKDTDFRTNEEPWWV, encoded by the coding sequence ATGACCATTTCACAACAGCAACAAGAAGCCCCAGGCATGGGGCGAAGACAGTTTATGAACCTCTTAACCTTCGGTAGCATTACCGGAGTCGCCCTCGGTGCGTTATATCCAGTGGTTCGTTATTTCATTCCTCCTTCTTCTAGTGGCGCAGGAGCGGGAGTCACTGCCAAAGATGAATTAGGAAATGATATTCTTGCCAGTGAGTTTTTAGGGAAGCATCCCGCCGGCGATCGCGCTCTGGCGCAAGGACTAAAAGGCGATCCCACCTACGTTATCGTCACTGAAGACGAAGAAATCGCCAGCTATGGCTTAAACGCAGTTTGCACCCACCTCGGCTGTGTTGTGCCTTGGAATGCCAGTGAAGGAAAATTCATTTGTCCTTGTCACGGCTCACAGTACAACGCCGAAGGAAAAGTGGTTCGCGGTCCGGCTCCTTTATCCCTAGCGTTGGTTAATTCTGATGTTAACGAAGACGGTAACATTGTCTTCACTCCCTGGAAAGACACAGACTTCCGCACCAACGAAGAACCCTGGTGGGTTTAA